The following proteins are co-located in the Acidimicrobiales bacterium genome:
- a CDS encoding endonuclease/exonuclease/phosphatase family protein, whose product MGAGRDPLASSGSVTRGAVRIVSLNAWGGAMFAELAAWLPTCGADIVCLQEVTRVAGLGGSTRFADGERSLPQRASLFDDVRRLLPRHRASFVVSDAGPVTTDDGVEHRQDFGLAMFVAETHPVIGERADFVHGHFVDHVEWQIADRPRLAQAVRVFDRSSNTVVTVTHLHGLRDPSGKGDTPERRAQAQRLVSLIQSVREPGDLAVVCGDFNLLPGSETFEILAGIGLADLVGTADTRTSRYTKPSRHANYLLVSDPSRVRRFEALAEPEVSDHRALVLDL is encoded by the coding sequence GTGGGTGCGGGCCGAGATCCGTTGGCCAGCAGTGGGTCCGTCACGAGGGGTGCTGTGCGCATCGTTTCACTGAACGCGTGGGGTGGCGCAATGTTCGCCGAACTCGCGGCATGGTTGCCGACCTGTGGCGCCGACATCGTGTGTCTGCAGGAGGTCACCCGCGTCGCTGGACTGGGAGGGTCGACCCGTTTCGCCGACGGTGAACGGTCGCTTCCCCAACGCGCCAGTCTGTTCGACGACGTACGACGGCTGCTGCCCCGACACCGAGCCTCGTTCGTGGTGAGCGATGCTGGTCCCGTCACCACCGACGACGGGGTCGAGCATCGTCAGGACTTCGGCCTTGCCATGTTCGTGGCCGAGACGCATCCGGTCATCGGGGAGCGAGCGGACTTCGTCCACGGACACTTCGTCGACCACGTTGAGTGGCAGATCGCCGACCGGCCTCGATTGGCCCAGGCCGTGCGCGTGTTCGACCGATCGAGCAACACCGTGGTCACCGTCACCCACCTCCACGGACTGCGAGATCCGTCGGGCAAGGGCGACACACCGGAACGGCGAGCGCAAGCACAGCGGCTGGTCTCACTCATCCAATCGGTCCGCGAGCCGGGCGATCTCGCGGTCGTGTGCGGCGACTTCAACCTGTTGCCCGGGAGCGAGACGTTCGAGATCTTGGCGGGCATCGGCCTCGCCGATCTCGTTGGCACGGCCGACACTCGGACCAGCCGCTACACCAAGCCGAGTCGCCACGCGAACTACCTCCTCGTGTCGGATCCCTCCCGTGTCCGACGATTCGAGGCGCTGGCCGAACCCGAGGTCTCCGATCACCGCGCCCTCGTACTCGACCTCTGA